One window of candidate division KSB1 bacterium genomic DNA carries:
- a CDS encoding glycoside hydrolase family 9 protein, which translates to MQINQWLALHLPAIALLAIAAPGVLAADKTVYLRANQIGYLPEDDKIAIAFAQHSLARSRFEIIDAATGKRVWGPQTVGENAGAYGNFAFHYRLDFTALRKAGRYKVRLSGTTFESLPFNIEPEAYNQHHELLLAYLRQQRCGYNPFLDEVCHRKDGRTMDGPMPDSTFIEVSGGWHDAGDYLRYLLTSSNAVCRLLFSYRENKGKFQDAYDALGHPRPNGIPDILDEARWGLDWMLKMHPAPDQLFHQIADDRDHLGWDLPHEDTSDYGWGPGSYRVVYYATGKPQGLGQYQNTSTGIANLAGRYAAAMAMAADIWQDDLKDAAFAGQCLKAGREVYEMGKRQPGSCEGVPCRAPYRYYEKTWADDMEWGAAELFKVTRAPSYLEEAKKFARLINTISWMGADTANHYEYYPFVNLGHYALYPLVDRAWQDTLAGYYRHGLEAVLRRARQNPYRMGVPFIWCSFNLVTDFIAHGLAYEKMTGDRQYHQFILENRDWLLGRNPWGISAFVGMPAQGGNTPQFPHSVIADKTGRPIIGGLNDGPVYASIFKSLKGIRLSREDPYAAFQSELVVYHDDRWDYSTNEPIMDGTANASFFLAHFARDGAR; encoded by the coding sequence AAATCGGCTATCTGCCGGAAGATGACAAGATCGCGATTGCATTTGCGCAGCACTCGCTGGCGCGCAGCCGCTTCGAGATCATCGATGCCGCCACCGGCAAGCGCGTGTGGGGGCCGCAAACAGTCGGCGAAAATGCCGGTGCGTACGGCAATTTCGCCTTTCACTACCGCCTGGATTTCACCGCCCTGCGGAAAGCCGGCCGCTACAAAGTGCGACTCAGCGGTACGACCTTCGAGTCATTACCCTTCAATATCGAACCGGAAGCCTACAACCAGCACCATGAGCTGCTGCTCGCCTACCTGCGCCAGCAGCGCTGCGGGTACAATCCCTTTCTCGACGAAGTTTGTCACCGCAAAGACGGCCGCACCATGGATGGCCCGATGCCGGACAGCACCTTCATCGAGGTGAGCGGCGGCTGGCATGATGCCGGCGACTATCTGCGCTATTTGCTCACTTCCAGCAATGCCGTTTGCCGCCTGCTCTTTTCCTACCGTGAAAATAAAGGCAAATTTCAGGACGCCTATGATGCCCTCGGCCACCCCCGGCCCAACGGCATCCCCGACATTCTCGATGAAGCCAGATGGGGCCTGGATTGGATGTTGAAAATGCATCCCGCGCCCGATCAGCTCTTCCATCAAATCGCGGATGATCGTGATCACCTGGGTTGGGACTTGCCGCATGAGGACACCTCGGACTATGGCTGGGGGCCGGGCAGCTATCGCGTGGTCTACTACGCCACCGGCAAGCCGCAGGGGTTGGGGCAATATCAAAACACTTCCACCGGCATTGCCAATCTTGCCGGCCGTTATGCCGCGGCCATGGCCATGGCTGCCGACATTTGGCAAGACGACTTGAAGGATGCCGCGTTTGCGGGGCAATGCCTCAAAGCCGGGAGGGAAGTTTATGAGATGGGCAAACGCCAGCCCGGATCGTGTGAAGGCGTGCCGTGCCGCGCGCCTTATCGCTATTATGAAAAAACCTGGGCGGATGACATGGAATGGGGCGCGGCGGAGCTGTTCAAAGTGACGCGTGCGCCCTCCTATCTCGAAGAGGCAAAAAAATTCGCCCGCCTCATCAACACCATCTCCTGGATGGGTGCGGACACTGCCAATCACTACGAGTATTATCCCTTCGTCAATCTCGGACATTATGCCCTGTATCCGCTGGTGGACAGGGCCTGGCAAGACACACTCGCGGGTTATTATCGCCACGGTCTCGAGGCGGTTCTGCGGCGCGCCCGGCAAAATCCCTACCGTATGGGCGTGCCCTTCATTTGGTGTTCGTTCAACCTGGTGACGGATTTCATCGCGCATGGCCTGGCTTATGAGAAAATGACCGGTGACCGGCAGTATCATCAATTCATTTTGGAGAATCGCGACTGGCTGCTGGGCCGCAATCCCTGGGGCATCAGTGCTTTCGTCGGCATGCCAGCGCAGGGTGGCAACACACCGCAATTCCCCCACAGCGTGATTGCCGACAAAACCGGTCGACCGATCATTGGCGGCTTGAATGATGGTCCCGTGTACGCCAGCATCTTCAAGAGCCTGAAAGGCATTCGCCTCTCGCGTGAGGATCCCTATGCGGCATTTCAATCAGAGCTGGTGGTCTATCACGACGACCGCTGGGATTATTCCACCAACGAGCCGATCATGGACGGCACTGCCAATGCTTCGTTTTTCCTGGCACATTTCGCGCGTGACGGCGCCCGCTGA
- a CDS encoding polysaccharide deacetylase family protein: MAIGAGTGIVLLLLLSCHTAGQQQQRNFVYDRGGIIRGDRARKDLALVFTGDSFAGGGEHIRQTLKRHQVKASFFFTGRFYRRIDLRRLIENLAADGHYLGAHSDAHLLYCSWEKRDSLLVTRQQFEADLAANYREMEKFGIHTARAKYFLPPYEWYNETISAWAGARGLTLVNFTPGTRTQADYTHPAMGARYLSSAKIWESIWEYERKDPAGLNGFILLLHLGADPRRTDKFYLRLDALLTALREKGYRCRRIDELLEEGRRYASLCPVADFIKTRLALLCGG, encoded by the coding sequence GTGGCGATCGGTGCCGGCACGGGCATTGTCCTGCTGTTGCTGCTCTCCTGCCATACCGCGGGACAGCAACAGCAAAGGAACTTTGTGTATGATCGGGGCGGCATCATTCGTGGCGACCGTGCCCGCAAAGACCTGGCACTCGTTTTCACCGGCGACAGTTTTGCCGGGGGCGGAGAGCACATTCGGCAAACGCTGAAGCGGCACCAGGTCAAAGCTTCGTTCTTTTTCACCGGCAGGTTCTACCGCCGGATTGATCTGCGCCGGCTCATCGAAAATTTGGCGGCAGACGGGCATTACCTGGGTGCGCATTCGGATGCGCACCTGCTTTATTGCTCCTGGGAAAAGCGCGACAGTTTGCTGGTCACCCGCCAACAATTCGAAGCCGATCTCGCCGCAAATTATCGCGAGATGGAAAAATTCGGCATCCACACAGCCCGCGCAAAATATTTTCTTCCGCCATATGAATGGTACAACGAGACAATCAGTGCCTGGGCCGGGGCCCGGGGGTTGACGCTGGTAAATTTCACACCCGGCACCCGCACCCAGGCGGATTATACTCATCCCGCAATGGGAGCACGCTACCTTTCCAGTGCAAAAATTTGGGAAAGCATTTGGGAGTATGAGCGCAAGGATCCCGCGGGATTGAATGGCTTTATCTTGCTGCTTCACCTCGGCGCCGACCCCCGCCGCACCGACAAATTTTATTTGCGGCTCGATGCTTTGCTGACCGCGCTGCGCGAGAAAGGATACCGCTGCCGGCGCATCGACGAGTTGCTCGAGGAAGGAAGACGTTACGCGAGCCTTTGCCCGGTCGCCGATTTCATAAAAACACGGCTTGCCCTTCTTTGTGGTGGATGA